In one window of Bdellovibrio bacteriovorus W DNA:
- a CDS encoding menE; O-succinylbenzoate-CoA ligase (COG0318 Acyl-CoA synthetases (AMP-forming)/AMP-acid ligases II), translated as MMDLYSSENEILLNPRWPEEDLKALTDLAKASQEELGLQGHVWIATSGSTSDSVQSTKLVAISKEALRASAESVNRHLQTTSSDIWTQVLPSFHVGGLGIQIRAQLSGARVVNALNNQKWDVEHFYKVLIEEKCTLSALVPTQVYDLVQRQFKAPASVRAVVIGGGAFSEDLYLKARHLGWPVLPSYGMTETSSQIATASLESLETLEYPEMKLLSHAQARKSAEGFLEVRASSLFTCYARLEKGHRKCWSPQVSGWFTTEDQGDVHDSVISVQGRSQDYIKIGGEGTNLGRLRQIFESCVNQVDASLQQELVLLDMESERLGSEIHLVVQTSSLQVSEIQELYSQKVLPFEKIRKVHKVDQIPRSDLGKVLWKQLRSLL; from the coding sequence ATGATGGATTTATATTCATCTGAGAATGAAATTTTACTCAATCCTCGCTGGCCGGAAGAGGATCTCAAGGCGCTGACAGATCTTGCGAAGGCCTCTCAAGAAGAGCTTGGTCTTCAAGGGCATGTGTGGATTGCAACCTCAGGGAGCACTTCTGACAGTGTTCAAAGTACAAAGCTGGTGGCTATTTCGAAGGAAGCTCTTAGGGCTTCTGCCGAGAGTGTGAATCGTCATTTACAGACGACCTCTTCTGATATTTGGACTCAAGTACTGCCATCGTTTCATGTCGGAGGATTGGGAATTCAGATTCGTGCGCAACTTTCAGGTGCTCGCGTTGTTAATGCCTTAAATAATCAAAAGTGGGATGTCGAACACTTTTATAAAGTTTTAATAGAAGAAAAGTGTACGCTCTCAGCTTTGGTGCCAACGCAAGTCTATGATCTTGTGCAGAGGCAATTCAAAGCACCGGCCAGTGTGCGCGCCGTGGTCATCGGTGGCGGAGCCTTCTCAGAAGATTTGTACTTAAAAGCCCGCCACTTAGGTTGGCCCGTTCTTCCCAGTTATGGAATGACGGAGACGTCTTCGCAGATTGCGACGGCATCTTTAGAGTCCTTAGAAACTTTAGAGTATCCTGAAATGAAACTTCTATCTCATGCCCAAGCCAGAAAGAGTGCTGAAGGCTTTTTAGAGGTGAGGGCCTCGTCGCTATTTACCTGTTATGCTCGCTTAGAAAAAGGTCACAGAAAATGCTGGAGCCCTCAAGTGAGTGGTTGGTTTACGACGGAGGATCAAGGGGATGTTCATGACTCTGTGATCTCCGTTCAGGGCCGTAGTCAGGATTATATAAAAATTGGCGGCGAAGGGACAAATTTAGGGCGACTGCGCCAGATATTTGAGTCTTGCGTGAATCAGGTCGATGCAAGTCTTCAACAAGAACTTGTGCTGCTCGACATGGAGTCCGAGAGGCTTGGCAGCGAGATTCATCTTGTTGTGCAGACAAGCAGTTTACAAGTTTCTGAAATTCAAGAACTGTACTCGCAAAAAGTTTTACCATTTGAGAAAATTCGAAAAGTTCATAAAGTCGATCAGATTCCTCGCTCGGATCTTGGCAAAGTACTTTGGAAACAATTAAGGAGTTTACTATGA
- a CDS encoding hypothetical protein (COG0727 Predicted Fe-S-cluster oxidoreductase) — protein MEDFKFTGKEWWRKGVQFECTGSGKCCMSRGEYGFVYLNLEDRQRFAKHLKISTSAFTRRYCEKTGGIWHLKEDRINPDCIFLKGSSCGVYEARPTQCRTWPFWPEVMNAKSWAKDVKAFCPGVGKGKVIDGDTIEKQIREQIESEKTWGT, from the coding sequence ATGGAAGACTTTAAATTTACTGGTAAAGAGTGGTGGCGCAAAGGCGTGCAGTTTGAATGCACAGGTTCTGGCAAATGTTGCATGTCCCGTGGTGAGTATGGATTTGTGTATTTGAATCTCGAAGATCGCCAAAGATTTGCAAAGCATTTAAAAATTAGCACTTCGGCCTTCACTCGCCGTTACTGTGAAAAAACCGGCGGCATCTGGCACCTCAAAGAAGATCGCATCAATCCGGATTGTATTTTCCTTAAAGGCAGCAGTTGCGGAGTTTACGAAGCACGCCCTACTCAGTGTCGCACTTGGCCTTTCTGGCCTGAAGTGATGAATGCAAAGTCTTGGGCGAAAGACGTGAAAGCCTTCTGCCCTGGAGTCGGCAAAGGTAAAGTCATTGATGGTGACACTATCGAAAAGCAAATCCGCGAACAGATCGAAAGCGAAAAAACTTGGGGGACTTAA
- a CDS encoding thioesterase (COG0824 Predicted thioesterase) gives MNKVFTTTKTITFRETDAAGIMFFGNIFSIAHDVFEEFICKAGYSYDDWFNQRDIIIPIRQTEAQFLSPFFPGKTYNVEVKVASIGNTSFKMHYRFFRNDRTHSEVFMVHALVNGKTKEKMQLPDIMKQRLAAYLENEVTP, from the coding sequence ATGAATAAAGTATTTACGACCACGAAGACCATCACTTTTCGTGAAACAGACGCTGCTGGAATCATGTTTTTTGGGAATATCTTCTCAATAGCCCACGATGTTTTCGAAGAATTTATATGCAAAGCTGGCTATTCCTATGACGACTGGTTTAATCAGCGCGATATAATAATTCCTATTCGCCAGACAGAGGCACAGTTTCTAAGCCCTTTCTTTCCGGGAAAAACTTATAACGTTGAAGTCAAAGTCGCTTCGATTGGCAATACCTCATTTAAGATGCATTATCGCTTCTTTAGAAACGACCGTACACATTCGGAAGTTTTTATGGTTCATGCTTTAGTGAACGGTAAAACGAAAGAAAAGATGCAGCTTCCCGACATTATGAAACAACGTCTGGCAGCCTATTTAGAAAATGAGGTGACACCCTAA
- a CDS encoding octaprenyl diphosphate synthase (COG0142 Geranylgeranyl pyrophosphate synthase), giving the protein MQRSVNDLKVYDPKDFPAYLPKLNKLYDDLFAGGKGFRAKLIKMMASSLKIDASAELLLAQTIEFIHNASLLHDDLIDRSHLRRGKTAAWLKYTPEYAVLAGDYLLARVMVNLSSHGNIHLVQYTAQVISDLLEGEWLQDSVIGDFFVSLEQLDRIHNLKTASLFKWCIRAPFIAQERYDKELHQTLEEMGTLLGQLFQRSDDLLDYNVRNDEGKAILGDLKSGYLNSFGAYVCSDRSRQDIDRIVKSRDLNEFYLSIGGEDKFKEFVANFDKMNEELIQMYAHHLERLSKMLKPEEQKLIDHLRPLTEILYWRRKP; this is encoded by the coding sequence TTGCAGCGAAGCGTTAATGATCTCAAAGTCTATGATCCAAAGGATTTTCCGGCCTATTTGCCAAAGCTGAATAAGCTCTATGATGACTTGTTTGCTGGTGGGAAAGGTTTTAGAGCAAAACTCATCAAAATGATGGCGAGCTCATTGAAGATTGATGCTTCTGCTGAATTGCTTTTAGCTCAGACGATTGAGTTTATTCACAATGCCTCCTTATTGCATGATGATCTGATTGACCGCTCTCATCTACGTCGTGGAAAGACGGCCGCTTGGCTTAAGTACACACCTGAGTACGCTGTTTTGGCGGGGGACTATCTCTTAGCGCGCGTGATGGTGAATCTTTCAAGTCATGGCAACATCCATCTAGTTCAGTATACAGCGCAAGTTATCTCAGACCTTTTAGAAGGAGAGTGGCTGCAAGACTCTGTTATTGGAGACTTCTTCGTTTCCCTTGAACAACTGGATCGTATTCATAATTTGAAAACGGCTAGTTTGTTTAAGTGGTGTATCCGTGCGCCGTTTATTGCGCAAGAACGTTACGATAAAGAATTGCACCAAACTCTTGAAGAGATGGGTACTCTCTTGGGACAGTTGTTCCAGCGCAGTGATGATCTTCTCGACTACAATGTGCGCAATGATGAGGGAAAGGCAATTCTTGGAGATTTGAAATCTGGCTACTTAAACTCTTTCGGAGCATACGTTTGTAGTGACAGGTCTCGCCAAGACATTGATCGTATCGTAAAAAGCCGTGATCTGAACGAGTTCTATTTGTCTATTGGTGGCGAAGATAAGTTCAAAGAGTTTGTGGCAAATTTTGATAAAATGAATGAAGAGCTTATTCAGATGTACGCTCATCATTTAGAGCGTCTTTCAAAAATGCTTAAACCTGAAGAGCAAAAGCTGATTGATCATCTCCGTCCTCTTACGGAAATTTTATACTGGAGAAGGAAACCGTAA
- a CDS encoding 1,4-dihydroxy-2-naphthoate octaprenyltransferase (COG1575 1,4-dihydroxy-2-naphthoate octaprenyltransferase), which produces MIELKTLSKKSPEFVSYLTGTFSKTLRALPVQSLNVNSSAETVTFKIVPIDSIQRPSTTVFLAQMFKVRSFLLVLVPLFLILTKNIDDKTLSSVWYTIVASIGVLFAFTAVNLRNDYMDHISGVDRILERSGSRAIQNGWVSADRVKRLSTFFLVISVLFSVPIVFVFPSVSWIIIISLAIGLWAQFMKSQSFKYKVGGEIALFLMFGPLLTVGYQLAMGVPFDEESFWLGCVWGWLVMFIIHLRNFENILPSAQAGFTNTINWLGFDRSRRLLAAWWIVFMALNFAYHMVYAGSYWAVYLTIVLALFSFSFIARLKSISSPVGSELRVVFKRGFRLFLITISLWIFECIWYILD; this is translated from the coding sequence GTGATCGAGCTTAAGACCCTATCAAAAAAATCTCCGGAGTTTGTCTCTTATCTTACAGGGACTTTCTCAAAGACTTTAAGAGCTCTGCCCGTGCAGTCCTTAAATGTGAATTCATCGGCAGAGACTGTGACGTTTAAAATTGTTCCGATTGATTCTATCCAGAGGCCTTCGACAACAGTTTTTTTGGCTCAGATGTTTAAGGTGCGTAGTTTTTTATTGGTACTGGTGCCTCTGTTTTTAATTCTGACCAAAAATATTGATGATAAAACTCTTTCTTCAGTTTGGTACACGATCGTTGCTTCTATTGGAGTGCTGTTTGCATTTACGGCAGTGAATCTTCGCAACGATTACATGGATCATATCTCAGGTGTTGATCGCATTTTGGAAAGAAGCGGAAGTCGCGCTATTCAAAACGGCTGGGTCAGTGCTGATCGAGTGAAACGCCTATCGACTTTCTTTCTAGTGATCTCGGTTTTGTTTTCTGTTCCCATCGTCTTTGTTTTCCCATCAGTGTCTTGGATTATTATAATCAGTCTTGCCATTGGTCTTTGGGCTCAATTCATGAAGTCTCAGTCCTTCAAATATAAAGTAGGCGGAGAGATTGCTTTATTTTTGATGTTCGGCCCTCTTTTGACCGTTGGCTATCAGTTGGCAATGGGCGTGCCTTTTGACGAAGAGAGCTTTTGGTTGGGTTGTGTATGGGGATGGTTGGTTATGTTTATTATCCATCTGCGCAACTTTGAAAACATTTTGCCTAGTGCTCAAGCTGGATTTACCAATACCATCAATTGGTTGGGGTTTGATAGATCTCGCCGTTTGTTAGCTGCATGGTGGATCGTCTTTATGGCCCTGAACTTTGCCTACCATATGGTATATGCGGGTTCTTATTGGGCAGTTTATTTGACAATCGTTTTGGCCCTTTTTTCGTTTTCATTCATTGCGCGTTTAAAGTCTATTTCAAGCCCTGTCGGTAGCGAGCTAAGAGTGGTTTTTAAAAGAGGATTCCGCCTTTTCCTCATCACTATTTCTCTTTGGATATTTGAATGCATTTGGTACATCCTGGATTAA
- a CDS encoding hypothetical protein (COG0500 SAM-dependent methyltransferases) produces MSTSGWERSQHWSHFFQCPLNPPEPSIFPFQFHSDPEATYLLDSQGRRLEIDFDKNHLDYARKGHRGKSELIAKALGASKGYKKILDLSVGMAVDSVFLCQLGFEVIGVERSPILYALLSEAFQKTQNPLLKNYQLHFDDSLNFLKTQKGKVEIDAIYFDPMYPHKKKSALPKQEMVVFRELVGDDLDSTEVFQEALSWPVHRVVVKRPLHAEVLGERCTHSYTGKVVRYDTYVVG; encoded by the coding sequence GTGAGCACTAGTGGCTGGGAGAGATCTCAGCACTGGAGTCACTTTTTTCAATGTCCTTTAAATCCGCCAGAGCCAAGTATCTTTCCATTTCAGTTTCACTCGGATCCAGAAGCTACATATCTATTAGATTCCCAAGGGCGACGCCTAGAAATTGATTTTGATAAAAATCATCTCGACTATGCTCGTAAAGGGCATCGAGGGAAAAGTGAACTGATCGCCAAAGCTCTTGGTGCTAGTAAAGGCTATAAAAAGATTTTAGATCTTTCAGTCGGCATGGCAGTTGATAGTGTATTTCTTTGTCAGTTAGGCTTTGAGGTGATCGGAGTCGAAAGATCACCGATTCTCTATGCGCTCTTATCGGAAGCTTTTCAGAAAACTCAGAATCCGCTTCTGAAAAATTATCAGCTTCACTTTGACGATAGTTTAAATTTTTTAAAGACTCAGAAGGGGAAAGTCGAAATAGACGCCATCTATTTTGATCCCATGTATCCTCACAAGAAAAAATCGGCATTACCTAAGCAGGAGATGGTGGTCTTTCGAGAGCTTGTCGGCGATGACTTAGATTCGACCGAGGTCTTTCAAGAGGCTCTTTCTTGGCCAGTGCACAGAGTGGTCGTCAAACGCCCTCTGCATGCTGAAGTTTTAGGAGAACGCTGCACTCATTCTTACACGGGAAAGGTAGTTCGTTATGATACTTATGTGGTTGGGTAG
- a CDS encoding sigmaB regulation protein RsbU (COG2208 Serine phosphatase RsbU, regulator of sigma subunit), with translation MSKEAELKERISELEHELAVKEAELHRYRLELGKVNSALEKIILQVSQELTMAQALQKVLTPTELPQVQGFDFSTKFVPGTRSGGDYFDIFEHEDKLKFGILISSASGYGLSSTLLSVIIKFSSQIEARRGLSADKVVGLLAKEVVGTIQGADTASLFYGIVDRRTYELEYSSIGGIDGFLQVYGQDELVALTPTAPVLDKDFNTEPQSQVLQLNPRDRLVIATEGLKLSQNSKGVAWGSQGMSQAILRAPKQGVHELRNEILFSNEKYSGLSDPQRDQTLIVTEVKDRVIKLAKT, from the coding sequence ATGTCTAAAGAAGCAGAACTTAAAGAGAGAATTTCCGAGTTAGAACACGAGCTGGCAGTTAAAGAAGCTGAGCTTCATCGCTATCGCTTGGAGCTGGGCAAGGTGAACTCGGCTCTTGAGAAAATCATTCTGCAAGTCAGTCAAGAACTGACGATGGCGCAAGCACTGCAAAAGGTGCTAACGCCGACAGAGCTTCCGCAAGTTCAAGGTTTTGATTTTAGTACGAAGTTTGTTCCGGGGACGCGGTCTGGTGGAGACTACTTCGATATCTTTGAACACGAAGATAAATTAAAGTTCGGAATTTTAATTTCTAGCGCCAGCGGTTATGGTCTTTCTTCGACGCTTCTTTCGGTCATTATTAAATTCTCCTCGCAAATCGAAGCTCGCCGTGGGCTGTCTGCTGACAAGGTGGTGGGTCTTCTTGCTAAAGAAGTGGTGGGGACTATCCAAGGGGCTGACACTGCCAGTTTGTTCTATGGAATCGTGGATCGTAGAACCTATGAACTGGAGTACAGTTCTATCGGTGGCATTGACGGGTTTCTTCAAGTATATGGACAAGACGAGCTTGTGGCTCTGACGCCAACGGCTCCAGTATTGGATAAGGATTTTAACACGGAGCCTCAAAGTCAGGTTCTGCAACTCAACCCTCGGGACCGCTTAGTGATTGCAACCGAAGGTCTGAAGCTTTCTCAGAACTCGAAGGGCGTGGCTTGGGGGTCGCAAGGTATGAGTCAGGCAATTCTTCGTGCTCCAAAACAAGGTGTTCATGAGCTACGTAATGAGATCCTTTTTAGCAATGAGAAGTACAGTGGCTTAAGTGATCCTCAGCGTGACCAGACTCTGATTGTCACTGAGGTGAAGGACCGAGTCATTAAGCTTGCGAAAACGTAA
- a CDS encoding hypothetical protein (COG0372 Citrate synthase): MAINIYEGAVDKGLEGVVACTTKVSFIVGDSLNYRGYTIEDLAANSTFEEVTFLLWNDRLPTAAELKKFSAELHSEMTLSPELINVLKGIPTNVHPMGWLRTAVSLMAHWDKDAGDNEADANLRKSVRLTAKMTSLLCAFEAIRNGKDVVAPNTDKSMAWNMMYMLTGGKEPNAEHVKVMDTCLILHADHELNCSAFATRVTASSLSDLHSAIVSAIGALKGPLHGGANEQVILMLKQIGTMDKAQQFVKDALAAKEKVMGIGHRVYKNGDPRAKILRQMSEKLTKDAGIHEMYEMSTLIDDTMFREKGLMPNVDFYSATVYYSMGIPTDLFTPIFAASRISGWCAHAFEQYANNRIYRPRGNWAGKEGLKWVPAEQRA; the protein is encoded by the coding sequence GTGGCAATTAATATTTATGAAGGTGCTGTAGATAAGGGTTTAGAAGGCGTTGTTGCTTGTACAACAAAGGTGTCTTTTATCGTTGGTGATTCTTTGAATTATCGTGGTTACACAATCGAAGATTTAGCTGCTAACTCTACTTTTGAAGAAGTGACTTTCCTACTTTGGAATGATCGTCTTCCAACTGCAGCTGAGTTAAAAAAGTTCTCTGCTGAACTTCACTCTGAAATGACTTTAAGCCCCGAGTTAATCAACGTGCTTAAAGGTATCCCTACAAATGTACATCCAATGGGCTGGTTAAGAACTGCTGTTTCATTGATGGCTCACTGGGATAAAGATGCTGGTGACAACGAAGCAGATGCGAACCTTCGTAAATCTGTACGTTTGACAGCAAAGATGACTTCTCTTCTTTGCGCATTTGAAGCAATCCGCAACGGTAAAGATGTTGTAGCTCCAAACACTGATAAATCTATGGCTTGGAATATGATGTACATGCTGACTGGCGGTAAAGAGCCTAATGCTGAACACGTAAAAGTTATGGATACTTGCCTTATCCTTCACGCGGACCATGAGTTGAATTGCTCTGCGTTTGCAACACGCGTAACGGCTTCTTCTCTTTCTGATTTACACTCTGCGATCGTATCAGCAATCGGCGCTCTTAAGGGGCCTTTGCATGGTGGCGCGAATGAGCAAGTTATCTTGATGCTAAAACAAATCGGCACAATGGATAAAGCTCAACAGTTTGTTAAAGATGCTCTTGCAGCAAAAGAAAAAGTTATGGGTATCGGTCACCGTGTTTACAAAAATGGCGATCCTCGTGCAAAGATCCTTCGTCAAATGTCAGAGAAGTTGACTAAAGACGCTGGTATCCATGAGATGTACGAAATGTCGACATTGATTGACGATACAATGTTCAGAGAAAAAGGCTTAATGCCGAACGTAGATTTCTATTCAGCGACCGTGTATTACTCAATGGGTATCCCAACTGATCTGTTTACACCGATCTTCGCAGCATCCCGTATTTCTGGCTGGTGTGCTCACGCATTTGAGCAGTATGCGAACAACCGTATTTACCGTCCAAGAGGAAACTGGGCAGGTAAAGAAGGCCTTAAATGGGTTCCAGCTGAGCAAAGAGCTTAG
- a CDS encoding putative periplasmic protein (COG2989 Uncharacterized protein conserved in bacteria), translating into MNLKWIVPLSLVIFFQSNSWAQQSSYGAYLAVVQELSLSDIRTTILNAGTHGLNPKIYWTDGMEKLFRAGGVAHNELRPEADRAYLLLLQHASIGIVDPESMGVDVKIKRKSFISAQNLQTLRLISANRAMPLLGNVVPQNSQYNSLKEALRRFTIYCQSPWEKIPSISKAIKKGDSHNAMPAIKKRLKQLGYRISSVDNTYDTEAESAVNDIQWTLAMKPDGTISPGGKTLRYLEKSCESRIQQIRLDMEKVRWFPQKFEDRHIFVNLASAHFSLTDKTGHMTFKTIVGRDARKTPTMSDRITYIVLNPYWVVPPTIFREDKMEEIRSLDPSQVNAYFESRNYEVWNRAFTKKIDPSTIDWWKDNPNLDMEIYIRQKPSTANALGVLKFMMTNSFAIYLHDTNQPELFSSARRQISSGCVRLERPFDLAEYLLRGTKWTRAEIENHVAKPGEVMSRDTRVNLAQAMPVYMAALTSQLSSDGVTRFTEDIYKQNARLIEKGALMSELANELGDE; encoded by the coding sequence ATGAATTTGAAGTGGATCGTTCCTTTATCATTAGTCATTTTTTTTCAATCAAACTCATGGGCGCAGCAGTCAAGTTATGGCGCCTATCTCGCGGTTGTGCAGGAGTTGAGCTTAAGCGACATTCGAACGACGATTCTGAATGCGGGAACTCATGGGCTAAATCCCAAAATTTATTGGACTGACGGCATGGAAAAGTTATTCCGTGCAGGTGGAGTTGCGCATAATGAGCTTCGGCCAGAGGCTGATCGCGCCTATTTATTACTGCTTCAACATGCTTCCATTGGCATCGTGGATCCCGAGTCTATGGGCGTTGACGTGAAGATCAAGCGCAAAAGTTTTATCTCGGCTCAAAATCTTCAGACCTTGCGATTGATTAGCGCCAACCGTGCTATGCCCTTATTAGGCAATGTGGTGCCGCAAAACTCTCAGTACAATTCCTTAAAAGAGGCTCTGCGCCGATTTACAATTTACTGCCAAAGTCCTTGGGAAAAAATACCTTCGATTTCAAAAGCTATTAAAAAGGGTGACTCTCACAATGCAATGCCCGCGATTAAGAAAAGATTGAAGCAATTGGGTTATCGGATATCGAGCGTCGATAATACGTATGATACAGAGGCAGAAAGTGCCGTGAATGATATTCAGTGGACTTTGGCGATGAAGCCGGATGGAACGATTTCTCCAGGGGGAAAAACCCTGCGATACTTAGAAAAAAGTTGCGAAAGCCGTATTCAGCAAATTCGTTTAGATATGGAGAAAGTTCGTTGGTTCCCACAAAAATTTGAAGACCGACATATCTTTGTGAATCTAGCTTCGGCACATTTTAGCCTGACAGATAAGACAGGGCATATGACTTTTAAAACTATAGTGGGAAGGGATGCGCGTAAAACACCGACCATGAGTGATCGCATCACCTATATAGTCTTGAATCCTTACTGGGTGGTGCCACCGACGATCTTCCGTGAAGATAAAATGGAAGAGATTCGCTCGTTAGATCCCAGTCAGGTAAACGCCTATTTTGAAAGTCGCAACTATGAAGTGTGGAATCGTGCCTTCACAAAGAAAATCGATCCATCAACGATTGATTGGTGGAAAGATAATCCTAATTTAGATATGGAAATTTATATCCGACAGAAACCTTCCACAGCAAATGCGCTGGGGGTTCTGAAGTTCATGATGACGAACTCCTTTGCAATTTATCTGCACGATACAAATCAGCCAGAACTTTTTAGTTCTGCGCGCAGGCAGATCAGCTCAGGATGCGTGCGCCTAGAGCGCCCCTTTGATCTTGCAGAATATCTTTTACGAGGAACAAAGTGGACTCGTGCTGAGATTGAAAACCACGTTGCCAAGCCAGGAGAGGTTATGAGTAGGGACACGCGGGTGAATTTAGCGCAGGCGATGCCAGTGTATATGGCGGCGCTAACATCTCAACTATCTTCAGACGGGGTGACTCGATTCACAGAGGACATTTACAAACAAAATGCCAGATTGATTGAGAAGGGCGCGTTGATGTCAGAACTTGCCAATGAACTGGGAGATGAATAG
- a CDS encoding HIT family hydrolase (COG0537 Diadenosine tetraphosphate (Ap4A) hydrolase and other HIT family hydrolases), translated as MASIFTKIIQGELPSYKLYEDDQIISFLALDQVNLGHALVVCKEEVNHWTEVPADTYAHLHKISQKIGKAILKASGSPRVGQIVAGFEVPHYHLHLIPAWSIPDLDFKRAQRRSDQEMKDVQAKIIEALREL; from the coding sequence ATGGCTTCGATTTTTACAAAAATTATTCAAGGGGAACTTCCATCATATAAATTGTATGAGGACGATCAAATCATTTCTTTCTTAGCTTTAGACCAAGTGAACTTAGGACATGCCTTGGTTGTTTGTAAGGAAGAGGTGAATCATTGGACGGAAGTTCCAGCCGATACTTATGCACATCTACATAAGATTTCTCAAAAAATTGGCAAAGCAATTTTGAAAGCCTCAGGCAGTCCTCGTGTTGGACAAATCGTAGCAGGTTTCGAGGTCCCTCACTATCATCTTCATCTTATTCCAGCTTGGTCGATTCCTGATCTTGATTTTAAAAGAGCTCAACGTCGTTCAGATCAGGAAATGAAGGACGTGCAGGCTAAGATTATCGAAGCCCTTAGGGAGCTCTAA
- a CDS encoding Iron-regulated protein A precursor (COG3487 Uncharacterized iron-regulated protein) → MSFFKTLLVLALSFGMSANAASNKEIINNISHNVILATYNDLAKTSAALKVAVEKLNANPTQENLEAAQKAWQETRVPWESSEAFLFGPVDALGIDPMLDTWPLNILDLDNVLRSSRPITVDFIRALGTNLQGFHTIEYLLFGDGVTQNTKPVASLTAKQKEYLLSTSAVLAEHTAELAHAWSHNYDPENPKAPGYVQIISNPSFSNPFYTSERAVMEEFVQGMMGILDEVANGKMADPMGADIRSADMSLVESPFSWNSLSDFQNNIRSVQSIYTGKYKNHVGPGIKDLVVRVNPSLATRVEAEIAKSIQLIGDIRPAVGDFGAAIKDPAGRAKTQKAIDALNALHALMEDEVLPTLDM, encoded by the coding sequence ATGTCATTTTTTAAAACATTGCTTGTTTTAGCTCTGAGCTTTGGGATGTCAGCAAACGCTGCTTCTAACAAAGAAATTATCAATAACATTTCTCATAATGTTATTCTTGCAACTTACAACGATCTTGCGAAGACTTCAGCAGCCTTAAAAGTTGCTGTTGAAAAATTGAATGCCAATCCAACTCAAGAGAATCTTGAGGCTGCACAAAAGGCATGGCAAGAAACTCGTGTACCTTGGGAGAGTTCAGAGGCGTTTCTATTTGGTCCCGTAGATGCATTAGGTATCGATCCAATGTTGGATACATGGCCTTTGAATATTTTAGATCTTGATAACGTACTAAGATCTTCTCGTCCAATCACAGTAGATTTCATTCGTGCGCTTGGAACGAACCTTCAAGGTTTCCACACGATTGAGTACTTACTTTTTGGTGATGGGGTAACTCAAAACACAAAACCTGTTGCTAGCTTAACAGCCAAACAAAAAGAATATCTGCTTTCAACTTCTGCAGTTCTTGCAGAGCACACAGCAGAGTTAGCTCACGCTTGGTCACATAACTATGATCCAGAGAATCCAAAAGCTCCTGGATACGTACAAATCATCAGCAACCCATCTTTTAGCAATCCATTCTACACTTCTGAAAGAGCTGTGATGGAAGAATTTGTTCAAGGCATGATGGGAATCTTAGACGAAGTTGCCAATGGTAAAATGGCTGATCCTATGGGTGCTGATATTCGCTCTGCGGATATGTCATTGGTTGAGTCTCCGTTTTCTTGGAATTCATTGAGTGATTTCCAAAACAACATTCGTTCAGTACAGAGTATCTATACTGGTAAATACAAAAACCATGTAGGCCCAGGTATTAAAGACCTAGTTGTGCGTGTAAACCCTTCTCTTGCAACTCGTGTTGAGGCTGAAATTGCAAAGAGCATTCAATTAATCGGTGATATTCGCCCAGCAGTGGGTGATTTCGGAGCTGCGATTAAAGATCCTGCAGGGCGCGCAAAAACTCAAAAAGCAATTGATGCTTTAAATGCACTTCATGCTTTGATGGAAGATGAAGTATTGCCAACTTTGGATATGTAG